GCGTGCGTCTCGGAGCCCTGGCCAGTGGCCGCGCCGAGCAAGCTCAGCTGGACGCCTTGCAGACTTACGCACAGGCCATCGGCCTGGCCTTCCAGGTGCAGGACGACATTCTCGACGTGGAAAGCGACACCGCCACCCTCGGCAAACGCCAGGGTGCTGACATAGCCCGTGACAAACCCACCTACCCGGCACTGTTGGGGCTGGACGCAGCCAAGGCCTATGCCCTTGAGCTGCGCGACCAGGCGCTGGCCGTGCTAGCCGACTTTGGCGATAACGCCGAGCCGCTGCGGGCTTTGGCGCGCTACATCGTCGAACGCCGCCACTGATCTGGGGGCCGCCTTGCGGCCCTTTCGCGACACAAGGCCGCTCCTGCAAGGCATGTGGGAGCGGCCTTGTGTCGCGAAAGGGCTGCAAAGCAGCCCCATCGCAGCACCCGTCTGAATGGGCAGCTTTTACACAATGGGGTAAACTGCCGCGTCTTCACACCTATAACGACTCGCCTGATGCCCACGACGTTTCAAGAGATCCCCCGCGAACGCCCGGTCACGCCGTTGCTCGACCGCGCTGACACGCCTGCAGGCCTGCGCCGGCTGGCCGAAGCCGACCTGGAGCCCCTGGCCGACGAGTTGCGCCAGGAACTGCTCTACACCGTGGGTCAAACCGGTGGGCATTTTGGTGCCGGCCTGGGCGTCATCGAACTGACGATCGCCCTGCATTACGTATTCGACACCCCGGACGACCGGCTGGTGTGGGACGTCGGCCACCAGGCGTATCCGCATAAAATCCTCACGGGCCGGCGCAACCGCATGCTGACCCTGCGCCAGAAGGACGGCATCGCCGCCTTCCCGCGCCGCAGCGAGAGCGAGTACGACACCTTTGGCGTCGGCCACTCCAGCACCTCGATCAGCGCCGCACTGGGCATGGCCATTGCCGCCCGCCTGCAAAATGACCCGCGCAAATCGATCGCGGTGATCGGCGACGGCGCCCTGACCGCCGGCATGGCCTTCGAGGCGTTGAACCACGCCCAGGAAGTGGACGCCAACATGCTGGTGATCCTCAACGACAACGACATGTCGATTTCGCGCAATGTCGGTGGCTTGTCCAACTACCTGGCCAAGATCCTGTCCAGCCGCACCTATTCGAGCATGCGCGAAGGCAGCAAAAAAGTGCTGTCGCGCCTGCCCGGCGCCTGGGAAATCGCCCGCCGCACCGAGGAATATGCCAAGGGCATGCTGGCCCCCGGCACCCTCTTCGAAGAATTGGGCTGGAACTACATCGGCCCGATCGACGGCCACGACCTGCCGACCATGATCGCCACCCTGCGCAACATGCGCGATCTCAAGGGCCCGCAGTTCCTGCATGTGGTCACCAAGAAAGGCAAGGGCTTCGCTCCGGCCGAAGTAGACCCGATCGGCTACCACGCCATTACCAAACTCGAGCCAGCCAACAAGCCGGCTGCACCGAAAAAGGTTGGCGGGCCGAAGTATTCGGCGGTGTTCGGCCAGTGGCTGTGCGACATGGCCGCTGCCGACAACCGCCTGGTAGGCATTACCCCGGCGATGAAGGAAGGCTCCGACCTGGTCGCGTTCAGCGAACGCTACCCGGAGCGCTACTTCGATGTGGCGATTGCCGAACAGCACGCTGTGACCTTGGCCGCGGGCATGGCCTGTGAAGGCGTCAAGCCGGTGGTGGCGATCTATTCGACCTTCCTGCAGCGTGCGTACGACCAGCTGATCCACGATGTGGCCGTGCAAAACCTCGATGTGCTGTTTGCCATCGACCGCGCAGGCCTGGTGGGCGAAGACGGCCCGACCCATGCCGGCAGCTACGACTTGTCGTACCTGCGCTGCATCCCGGGCATGCTGGTCATGACCCCAAGCGACGAGAACGAGCTGCGCAAGATGCTCAGCACCGGCCACTTGTACAACGGCCCCGCCGCCGTGCGCTACCCACGTGGCACTGGCCCCAATGCGCCGATCAGCGGCGACCTGGAGCCGCTGGAAATCGGTAAAGGCGTGGTACGCCGTCAGGGCGAAAAAGTGGCCCTGCTGGTATTCGGCGTGCAACTGACCGAGGCCTTGCAAGTGGCCGAGCAGATCAACGCCACCGTGGTCGACATGCGCTTCGTTAAGCCGCTCGACGAGGCGCTGGTGCTGGAACTGGCCGCAAGCCATGACATGCTGGTGACCATCGAAGAAAACGCCATCATGGGTGGCGCAGGCGCCGCCGTGGGTGAGTTCCTGGCCAGCCAGGCGGTGGTCAAGCCGCTGCTGCATCTGGGGTTGCCTGACATTTACGTTGAGCATGCCAAGCCTGCGCAGATGCTGGCTGAGTGTGGGCTGGATGCGGCAGGTATTGAAGCAGCCGTGAAAGCTCGGATGGACAAGCTGGGCCTGTAGATCCTTGGGGCCGCGTTGCGGCCCTTTCGCGACACAAGACGAACGCGCACTCCTGTGGGAGCGGCCTTGTGTCGCGATCGAGGGCGCAGCCCTCGCAAAAACTGGACTCCCATGAAAGCCCCAACCTTTGCCACCCTGCTGTGCCTCCCCCTCCCGCTTCTGGCCGCCGAACGCGACGACGCCCTCAAACTCCCAGACGTCCTGATCAGCGCCAGCCGCCAGGTCGAGTCTCGCACCGCCACCAGCGCTGCCAACACCGTATTCACCCGCAGCGACATCGATCGCCTGCAACCCACAAGCGTCACCGACCTGCTCACCCGCGTGCCGGGCGTTCAGGTTGCCCCTACCGGTGGCCGCGGTAGCCTGCCGGGTATCTTCATTCGCGGCACCAAGGCCGCCCAGAGCCTGGTGCTGGTGGACGGCGTGCGCATCGCCAACGCCACCTCCGGCGACAGCGGCCTGCAGTTTCTCGATATCGACCAGATCGAGCGCGTCGAGGTGCTGCGTGGCTCCCGCTCGGCGGTGTACGGCAGCGATGCGATTGGCGGGGTGATCCAGATCTTCACGCGGCGTAGCAACGGTAGCGGCCTGCAACCGCGCTTGCGCCTGGCGGCCGGCAGCAACCAGACCTGGCAGCGCAACCTGGGCCTTTCCGGAGGTGACGCAAGCACCCGCTTCAACCTGGGTGCAAGCCTGGATGAAACTGCCGGCATCGATGCCACTGGCCCGTCCTTTACCAGCGACAACGATCACGACGCCTACCGTAACAAGTCGTTCAACCTGAGCCTGAGCCACACCTTTGGCGAGCGCTTTGAAGCCGGCCTGAACCTGCTCGACAGCCGCGGCCGCAGTGAATACGACAACCCGTTCGGCCGCTTCGACCTGGCCACCTTCGAAACCTTCGAACAAAAGCCATACACCGATTTCAGCGTGAGCAGCCTGGGCACCTATTTCGATGCCCAGCTGAACGATGTCTGGCACTCGCGCCTGGAGCTCGGCCACAGCGAAAACCGTGACGATAAACGCGACAAGCTCAGCGACGAACGCTCGGTTTTCAACACCTACCGCGATCAGGTCACCTGGCAGAACGACCTGGCGTTGAATGACCAGCACAACCTGCTGATCGGCGGCGACTGGTACGAAGACCGCGTGCACGGCACTACCGATTTCAGTGAGGACAGCCGCTGGAACCGCGCCGCGTTCGCCCAGCACCGTTTCAAGGGGGAAAGCTTCTCCACCGAACTGGGCGTGCGCCGTGACCAGAACCAGCAGTTTGGCGGGCAGACCACCTGGAGCGGCAGCCTGACGGTGCCGCTGAACGCGGCGAATGATGTGCTGGTGTCCTACAGCGAAGGCTTCCGCGCCCCGACCTTCAACGACCTGTATTACCCAGATTTCAGCAATCCCGACCTCAAGCCCGAGCGGTCGAAGAGCTACGAACTGCAATGGCGCAGCCAGCTCACCCAAGACAGCCGCCTGGAAACGTCCCTGTACCGCACCGACCTGACAGACGCGATCATTTTCGGTGAAGGCTCCATACCGCGTAACGTCGCCTCGGCCCGCATCAACGGTTTTGAAATGGCCCTGGATCAACAATGGGGCGCCTGGCGCAGCCAGCTGGGCCTGGCCCTGATCGACCCGCGCGACCGCGACAGCGGCCATACGCTCGCACGGCGAGCCAAGCGCACCCTGAGCCTGGACCTGGACCGCCAGTTTGACCGTTTCAATGTGGGTGGCAGTTGGCAAGTCGTCAGCGCCAGCTACGACGATGAAGCCAACCGCAACCGCCTGGGCGGCTATGGCTTGCTGGGCTTGCGCGGCGGCTGGGCGGCAACCGATGAGCTGAAGCTGGAATTGAAGCTGGATAACCTGCTGGACAAAGGCTACAGCCGAGCGCTGTACAGCTACGACGGCAACAGCTACGGCTACCGCGAAGAAGGCCGCACGGCCCTGTTCAGCGTCACTTGGACACCGGTGCTTTAGCCGCCAGCAATGCGCACAGCTGGGCAGTGGCTTCAATCATCTGCCCGCTGGGCCGCTCCAGGCCCCTGTCTGGCACCACCAGCAAGCGGGCATCAAGGCCCGGCCAGGCCTTCCAGCTCGCCAGTTGCTCCGGGTCGCCCGCAAGAATCACTTCGGGTTTGCGCAACAACACCGATTCGACGCTCACCAGCGGCGCAGGCTGATCCAGGTCGTCGAATATGTTGCGGGCTCCGCAAACCGCCAGCGCATCACTGACAATTTGCCGACCGCCCAAAGTGTAAAGCGGCCGGTCCCAAACCTGATAGAACACGCGCAACGACTGATCACGCCGGTACAGCTGGCGAAGCTGCTGCAGCCTTGCCCGCAGCGCTTGCACATACTTGCGCCCCTGCTCCGCACGCCCAACGCGTACCGCAATGCCCTCAATTTGCTCGATCAACTGGTCAAGGCCATGGGGTTCGGCGCTGAAGGTGGCAACGCCCAGGCGCTTGAGCTGGTCGCGCTGCGCCGGGGCCACACTGTCGGGCCACAGCAGCAGCAAATCCGGTTTGAGGCTAAGCAGGCGCTCCATGTCCAGTTGCCCCAAGCGCCCCACCGAAGGCAGCCCGCGCAGCGGGGCTGGCCGCTCACCACCATCTAACACGCCCACCAGCAGGTCGTCGGCCTGCAGTTCGAGCATGATTTCAGTCATGGAAGGCGCCAGGCTGACCACGCGCAACGGTTCAGCCTTAACGGTGCAAGCCAGCAGCGCCAACAGCCAGAGCAGTGCGCGCATCAGCCCAATTGGCGCGGAATGCGATAGAGGTAGAGCAGAACGGCGGTGGATAACGCCAGCAGGACTTGCGGCACGGCCTCCAGCCCCACCAGCACCGACAGTGCCGCGACCCAGGCGGGGAAACAGGCGTAAAGCATGGCCATGCGGCGCACGCGCGCCAGTTCGATCCAGGCTGCTGGCTCTTCGGCGGTGTTGAGCACCTTGGACGTCGCGATCAACGCACGCTTGTAAGCACCGAAGCGCGGCAGGCTGAGGAACATGGTGGCGGCGCCAGCGATGAACAACGGCATGGCCAGCACCGGGATCAGCGCATCACCACCGCCAAAGGCCCAAGCCATGACCATTAGCGGCACCAGCCCAACCGCCAGGTATTGCCACCAGGCCAGCGCCAGGCGCCGCTTCACCTCGCCGCGTGTCACGCCTGAGGTACCTCGCCCTGATGCTCGTTGCCCAGCATGTGGCCGAGCTTGCCGGCTTTGGTGGCCAGGTAGTAGCGGTTGTGCGGGTTATGGCCGGTGTGCAGCGGTACGCGCTCAGCCACTTTGATGTTCATGTCGGTCAGCGCCTTGACCTTGCGCGGGTTGTTGGTCATCAGGCGCAGCGATTTGACGCCCAGGTGCTCAAGCATAGGCAGGCATATGGCGTAATCACGTTGGTCGGCGGCAAAGCCCAAGCGCTCGTTGGCTTCGACGGTGTCGGCGCCACCGTCTTGCAGTTCATAGGCGCGGATTTTGTTCAGCAAGCCGATGCCACGGCCTTCCTGACGCAGGTACAGCAGCACGCCACGGCCTTCACGGGCGATGGCCTGCAGGGCAGCCTCCAGCTGCGAACCGCAGTCGCAACGCTGGCTGAACAGGGCATCGCCGGTCAGGCACTCGGAGTGCAGGCGCCCCAGCACCGGCTCACCATCAGCGATATCACCCAGGCTGAGCACCACGTGCTCACGGCCGGTGGCTTCGTCAAGAAAGCCATGCATGGTGAACGTCGCGAAAGGCGTTGGGAGTTTAGAGGCGGCAACAAAGACGACGGGCACGTTGTGCTCCTGGAAAGTAGGAAATTTCTCGTTGGCCGATTGTATCAGCAGGTCGGCGGCTGTGCGCTGACGGAATACCGTGGGGTAAGATCGAAAAGTTCGATGCTTACGCCTGGGATAGCGTTGGCAAGCCCTTACTGGGGCTTGCTGTCCTGGGTAAACGGATAGGGCTGCTTCCAGCGCTCGAAAATCGGCTTCAACTCCCCACTGCGCACCAGCTCGGCCATGCGTTTGTCGAACAACGCCACCAGCGCCTTGGCATCAACGCTGCGGTTGAATGCCAGGTACAACGGCAACTCGGCCACATGGGTACGGCGGAAGCGCTCAGGTTGGGAGGCCTGCCCCAGCACGTAGTCGACTTCGGTCAGCGCATCGATGTAGAAATCCACGCGGTCATGTTCCAGCATCGGCAAGATGCCTTCGCGACGCTGAATTTCACGGAAGTTTTTCACGTTCGGCAGGTAGCTGCCGTAATCGTAGCCCCGCACCCAGGCCAGGCGATATTGGCCAACGTTTTCAGGGGTGGGCACCGGCTTGGTAGCAAGGCCCAACGCGTAGATATGGTCCATGTCGAAGTGCCAGCGTGGGTAGAGGTTGTC
The genomic region above belongs to Pseudomonas sp. PSKL.D1 and contains:
- a CDS encoding MFS transporter; this translates as MTRGEVKRRLALAWWQYLAVGLVPLMVMAWAFGGGDALIPVLAMPLFIAGAATMFLSLPRFGAYKRALIATSKVLNTAEEPAAWIELARVRRMAMLYACFPAWVAALSVLVGLEAVPQVLLALSTAVLLYLYRIPRQLG
- a CDS encoding TonB-dependent receptor domain-containing protein, with amino-acid sequence MKAPTFATLLCLPLPLLAAERDDALKLPDVLISASRQVESRTATSAANTVFTRSDIDRLQPTSVTDLLTRVPGVQVAPTGGRGSLPGIFIRGTKAAQSLVLVDGVRIANATSGDSGLQFLDIDQIERVEVLRGSRSAVYGSDAIGGVIQIFTRRSNGSGLQPRLRLAAGSNQTWQRNLGLSGGDASTRFNLGASLDETAGIDATGPSFTSDNDHDAYRNKSFNLSLSHTFGERFEAGLNLLDSRGRSEYDNPFGRFDLATFETFEQKPYTDFSVSSLGTYFDAQLNDVWHSRLELGHSENRDDKRDKLSDERSVFNTYRDQVTWQNDLALNDQHNLLIGGDWYEDRVHGTTDFSEDSRWNRAAFAQHRFKGESFSTELGVRRDQNQQFGGQTTWSGSLTVPLNAANDVLVSYSEGFRAPTFNDLYYPDFSNPDLKPERSKSYELQWRSQLTQDSRLETSLYRTDLTDAIIFGEGSIPRNVASARINGFEMALDQQWGAWRSQLGLALIDPRDRDSGHTLARRAKRTLSLDLDRQFDRFNVGGSWQVVSASYDDEANRNRLGGYGLLGLRGGWAATDELKLELKLDNLLDKGYSRALYSYDGNSYGYREEGRTALFSVTWTPVL
- the dxs gene encoding 1-deoxy-D-xylulose-5-phosphate synthase translates to MPTTFQEIPRERPVTPLLDRADTPAGLRRLAEADLEPLADELRQELLYTVGQTGGHFGAGLGVIELTIALHYVFDTPDDRLVWDVGHQAYPHKILTGRRNRMLTLRQKDGIAAFPRRSESEYDTFGVGHSSTSISAALGMAIAARLQNDPRKSIAVIGDGALTAGMAFEALNHAQEVDANMLVILNDNDMSISRNVGGLSNYLAKILSSRTYSSMREGSKKVLSRLPGAWEIARRTEEYAKGMLAPGTLFEELGWNYIGPIDGHDLPTMIATLRNMRDLKGPQFLHVVTKKGKGFAPAEVDPIGYHAITKLEPANKPAAPKKVGGPKYSAVFGQWLCDMAAADNRLVGITPAMKEGSDLVAFSERYPERYFDVAIAEQHAVTLAAGMACEGVKPVVAIYSTFLQRAYDQLIHDVAVQNLDVLFAIDRAGLVGEDGPTHAGSYDLSYLRCIPGMLVMTPSDENELRKMLSTGHLYNGPAAVRYPRGTGPNAPISGDLEPLEIGKGVVRRQGEKVALLVFGVQLTEALQVAEQINATVVDMRFVKPLDEALVLELAASHDMLVTIEENAIMGGAGAAVGEFLASQAVVKPLLHLGLPDIYVEHAKPAQMLAECGLDAAGIEAAVKARMDKLGL
- a CDS encoding cobalamin-binding protein, translated to MRALLWLLALLACTVKAEPLRVVSLAPSMTEIMLELQADDLLVGVLDGGERPAPLRGLPSVGRLGQLDMERLLSLKPDLLLLWPDSVAPAQRDQLKRLGVATFSAEPHGLDQLIEQIEGIAVRVGRAEQGRKYVQALRARLQQLRQLYRRDQSLRVFYQVWDRPLYTLGGRQIVSDALAVCGARNIFDDLDQPAPLVSVESVLLRKPEVILAGDPEQLASWKAWPGLDARLLVVPDRGLERPSGQMIEATAQLCALLAAKAPVSK
- a CDS encoding substrate-binding periplasmic protein, encoding MAIRTALLAMLISLAPWVAAADGVPRQVHLVSEEWLDYTNADGTGVAWDVLRKVFEPAGVKVVTQSAPYSRAVGLVKRGEADAWVGSYKEEDEDNLYPRWHFDMDHIYALGLATKPVPTPENVGQYRLAWVRGYDYGSYLPNVKNFREIQRREGILPMLEHDRVDFYIDALTEVDYVLGQASQPERFRRTHVAELPLYLAFNRSVDAKALVALFDKRMAELVRSGELKPIFERWKQPYPFTQDSKPQ
- the ribA gene encoding GTP cyclohydrolase II, with the protein product MPVVFVAASKLPTPFATFTMHGFLDEATGREHVVLSLGDIADGEPVLGRLHSECLTGDALFSQRCDCGSQLEAALQAIAREGRGVLLYLRQEGRGIGLLNKIRAYELQDGGADTVEANERLGFAADQRDYAICLPMLEHLGVKSLRLMTNNPRKVKALTDMNIKVAERVPLHTGHNPHNRYYLATKAGKLGHMLGNEHQGEVPQA